Proteins from one Patescibacteria group bacterium genomic window:
- a CDS encoding DUF3048 domain-containing protein — protein MLNHQIKIYLLITVIFMAVILLYLGLRDLFKDQQAVSMPTEQKQEENRSDFKRNPLTGLEQKADFFPISIMFDNSYNVRPQQGLSGADIVYEALAEGNITRIMGVFDSTKSLEKIGPVRSARPYFMDWAGEYGGVYMHVGGSPEALTNISKYDFINIDQIGASEIYFWRDNNLDAPHNVFTSSSNWLRIGEIKDVANIDRETFFTYVDFPDQYPKERSYMPPLSFIVDFSSNDYKVEWKFNEALNVYQRWQGDEKHLYENGQQIAVKNVLVQVAKSRIIDDKERRSMDNKTSGIAYLVNPYGYQTGTWQYKDGYTYFYKDDGNPMEFVPGKTWIEVVPSTESFIIE, from the coding sequence ATGTTAAATCATCAAATAAAAATATATTTATTAATAACTGTCATTTTTATGGCAGTTATTTTGTTATATTTGGGCTTGAGAGACTTATTTAAAGACCAACAAGCTGTCTCTATGCCAACAGAGCAAAAACAGGAAGAAAATAGGTCTGATTTTAAGAGAAATCCTTTGACTGGATTGGAGCAGAAAGCTGATTTTTTTCCTATTTCTATCATGTTTGACAATTCATATAATGTCCGACCTCAGCAGGGTTTGTCTGGAGCAGATATCGTCTATGAGGCATTAGCTGAAGGCAACATCACCAGAATAATGGGAGTTTTTGATAGCACTAAGTCGCTTGAAAAGATTGGACCAGTTAGGTCGGCTAGACCATATTTTATGGACTGGGCCGGGGAGTATGGTGGAGTTTATATGCATGTTGGTGGCAGTCCAGAGGCACTGACTAATATTTCCAAATATGATTTTATAAATATTGATCAGATTGGGGCTAGTGAAATTTATTTTTGGCGCGACAATAATCTTGACGCACCTCATAATGTGTTTACCTCATCTTCAAATTGGTTGAGAATAGGGGAGATAAAAGATGTGGCCAATATAGACAGAGAAACATTTTTTACTTATGTAGATTTTCCGGACCAGTATCCCAAAGAAAGATCATATATGCCACCACTGTCATTTATAGTAGATTTTTCATCCAATGATTACAAAGTAGAATGGAAATTCAATGAAGCACTCAATGTGTATCAGAGATGGCAGGGTGATGAAAAACATCTTTATGAAAATGGTCAGCAGATAGCTGTCAAAAATGTGCTTGTTCAAGTGGCCAAATCTAGGATTATAGATGACAAAGAAAGACGCAGTATGGATAATAAAACTAGCGGAATAGCCTATCTAGTCAATCCGTACGGATACCAGACTGGCACTTGGCAGTACAAAGATGGTTATACTTATTTTTATAAGGATGATGGAAATCCTATGGAATTTGTACCAGGTAAAACCTGGATAGAGGTAGTGCCTAGTACAGAATCCTTTATTATAGAATAA
- a CDS encoding efflux RND transporter periplasmic adaptor subunit, producing MKFKNPFILIWKHKIISLLVLVVLSGSGYFFYGRLHKTEASINYVTQTASKGMLVSSVSGSGQVSSSNQVDIKPKVSGDVIAVSMTVGQEVKKDDVLAKIDSGDAYRQYNDARITYENAKLELDELLAPPDDSDLLSAKNSLADAQDSLIKLEFNQTQDYNQAQKDITDAEKDLEDSYDDIYNDISDAFLDFPDILTELNTVLFSDEIADSEVTINNISNNYALENAFNNNHYDERSRFESYIDVAENNYQSAKDSYDVSFDNYRDISRYSNKDTIENLLSESIDTAKKISDALKSQINMLDFWVEYRIDKNLSVYSQVTQYQSALASYTSQANSHLSGLLSVERSLDNAKQSIDDAKENFEELKQNQPLDLASAERNLVAKQQNLDDLLAGATTLEIKNKQLSVQQKYNSFLEASSDLADHSIKAPFDGVIASVDVVVGDTVGSSAIASLITKQNIAEITLNEIDAAQVKVGQKVTLTFDAVEDLSVTGEVAEVDAIGEVNQGVVSYGVKIVFDIQDDRIKSGMSTSVNIIIESKTDILLIPIGAVKTQGSSSYVEIMDNGQIKRQTVTTGLSNDTMIEIIDGLEETQEVVTQTISSGGSSSNTSGSQSGPDERMMLRAF from the coding sequence ATGAAATTTAAAAATCCATTTATCCTTATTTGGAAACACAAGATTATTTCTTTACTTGTTTTGGTCGTTTTATCAGGCAGCGGTTATTTTTTTTATGGTCGTTTACACAAGACCGAAGCAAGTATAAATTATGTGACCCAAACTGCTTCAAAAGGCATGTTAGTTTCTAGTGTCAGTGGCAGTGGTCAAGTATCTTCATCTAACCAGGTAGATATTAAGCCAAAAGTATCGGGAGATGTGATAGCTGTCAGCATGACAGTTGGTCAGGAAGTAAAAAAAGACGATGTTTTGGCCAAAATAGATAGCGGCGATGCTTATAGACAGTATAATGATGCTAGAATCACCTACGAAAATGCTAAGTTGGAATTGGATGAGCTTTTGGCACCGCCTGATGATTCTGATTTACTCTCAGCCAAAAATTCTTTGGCTGATGCCCAGGATAGTCTGATCAAATTAGAGTTTAATCAAACACAGGATTATAATCAGGCGCAAAAAGATATTACAGACGCTGAAAAAGATCTTGAGGATTCATATGATGATATATACAATGACATATCTGATGCTTTTTTGGATTTTCCAGATATTTTGACGGAATTAAATACGGTACTTTTTAGTGATGAAATTGCTGACAGTGAAGTGACTATAAATAATATTTCCAATAATTATGCCTTAGAAAATGCTTTCAACAACAATCATTATGATGAAAGATCGCGTTTTGAAAGCTACATAGATGTAGCTGAAAACAATTATCAATCAGCCAAAGATAGTTATGATGTTAGCTTTGATAACTATAGAGATATTAGCCGTTATTCTAATAAGGATACTATAGAAAATCTATTAAGTGAGAGCATAGATACAGCTAAGAAAATTTCTGATGCTTTGAAAAGTCAAATAAATATGCTTGATTTTTGGGTAGAGTATCGTATTGATAAAAACTTGTCCGTTTATAGTCAAGTTACTCAATATCAATCTGCGCTAGCTAGCTATACTTCTCAAGCTAATAGCCATTTAAGCGGTTTATTATCTGTAGAGCGTAGTTTAGACAATGCTAAACAAAGTATTGATGATGCCAAGGAAAATTTTGAGGAATTGAAACAAAACCAACCTCTTGATTTAGCATCTGCTGAGAGAAATTTAGTCGCCAAGCAACAAAATTTAGATGATCTTTTGGCTGGAGCTACAACTCTAGAAATAAAAAATAAACAATTAAGCGTTCAACAAAAATATAATTCTTTTTTGGAGGCTAGTTCGGATTTAGCTGATCATTCTATCAAAGCGCCTTTTGATGGTGTGATTGCCTCAGTTGATGTGGTAGTTGGTGATACCGTTGGTTCTTCAGCTATAGCTTCTTTGATAACCAAACAAAATATTGCGGAAATTACTTTGAATGAAATTGATGCCGCTCAGGTCAAGGTCGGTCAAAAAGTCACACTCACTTTTGATGCGGTGGAGGATTTGTCAGTAACAGGTGAAGTAGCTGAAGTAGATGCTATTGGTGAAGTGAATCAGGGAGTAGTGAGCTATGGTGTAAAAATTGTTTTTGATATTCAGGATGATAGAATAAAATCAGGTATGAGTACTAGTGTAAATATAATTATAGAATCTAAAACAGATATTTTGTTAATACCTATTGGGGCGGTAAAAACGCAAGGATCTAGTAGTTATGTGGAGATAATGGATAATGGTCAGATAAAGCGTCAGACAGTAACCACTGGTCTAAGTAATGACACGATGATAGAAATTATTGATGGTTTGGAAGAAACTCAGGAAGTAGTGACCCAGACAATCAGTTCAGGTGGTTCATCTAGCAATACCAGTGGTAGTCAATCCGGACCAGATGAGAGGATGATGCTTAGGGCATTTTAA
- a CDS encoding ABC transporter ATP-binding protein, producing the protein MIECKDIVKIYKTGDSELKVLKGVSFKIEKGEFVAIIGPSGSGKSTLMHILGALDRPSSGSYILNGKNILEFSDDDLADIRSQQIGFVFQSFNLLSRASVLRNVLLPLIYNTKILKSKRIKMAEEALMASGLDKDRWHHLSNQLSGGQMQRVAIARALVNEPDIILADEPTGNLDTKTGDIVLSTFKKLNKEKGHTIVLITHERYVAEHADRIIEIRDGELISDKSTNNELLKDK; encoded by the coding sequence ATGATTGAATGTAAAGATATAGTAAAAATATACAAAACTGGAGATAGTGAGCTAAAAGTTTTGAAAGGCGTATCTTTTAAAATAGAAAAAGGTGAATTTGTAGCTATTATTGGTCCATCAGGTTCTGGTAAATCTACTTTGATGCATATTTTGGGAGCTTTAGATAGACCAAGTAGCGGTAGCTATATTTTGAACGGAAAAAATATTTTGGAATTTAGTGATGATGATTTGGCTGATATTAGGTCACAACAAATTGGTTTTGTATTTCAGAGTTTTAATTTGCTATCTCGGGCAAGTGTGCTCAGAAATGTTCTATTACCTTTGATATATAATACTAAAATCCTTAAGAGTAAAAGGATAAAAATGGCCGAAGAAGCTTTGATGGCATCTGGTCTTGATAAAGATCGTTGGCACCATTTATCAAATCAGCTGTCAGGTGGACAAATGCAGAGAGTAGCTATTGCCAGGGCGCTAGTCAATGAGCCGGACATTATTTTGGCTGATGAGCCGACTGGTAATTTGGATACTAAAACTGGAGATATTGTGCTTTCAACTTTCAAAAAATTAAATAAAGAAAAAGGCCACACTATTGTATTGATTACTCATGAACGTTATGTAGCGGAACATGCTGATAGGATTATAGAAATAAGAGATGGGGAGCTCATATCTGATAAAAGTACTAATAATGAATTATTAAAAGATAAATAA
- a CDS encoding ABC transporter permease, which produces MLFSDLSQETYFSLSSNKSRSILTILGIVIGIGSVITMISIGQGAAKNIEANIQSLGSNLLIVMPGSQRSVGQVARGGSGSATTLVLDDSTAIAEAISSADAIAPTVTSRKQIKTTTGTNTNTSIYGVTESYGTIKSISMESGNFINDNYDKKLSKVAVLGPTTRDDLFGENVDPTGQKIRIDNTEFTIIGVTESKGGSGFTNADDIIYVPLSTAMKYITGSESLSNINIQITESDLMTSAQEQVNSLLLARHNIVDPTAADFSIVNQADIIDTATSVTDTMTLLLGAIAGISLLVGGIGIMNMMLTTVTERTREIGLRKSLGAKNNDVSIQFLAESVALTFIGGVIGIFIGWLASIIVTKLSGTTTAVTLFSVLLAFGVSAFIGIVFGYYPARRAAKLNPIEALRYE; this is translated from the coding sequence ATGTTATTTTCTGATTTAAGCCAAGAAACATATTTTTCCCTTTCGTCAAACAAATCAAGATCAATTTTGACTATCTTAGGTATTGTTATAGGCATTGGTTCTGTTATTACTATGATTTCTATCGGTCAGGGTGCGGCAAAAAATATTGAAGCCAATATTCAGTCGCTAGGCTCAAATCTTTTAATTGTCATGCCCGGATCGCAGCGTTCAGTTGGTCAAGTCGCCAGAGGTGGATCTGGTTCAGCTACTACTTTGGTTTTGGATGATTCTACAGCAATTGCTGAAGCTATCAGTTCGGCTGATGCTATCGCTCCGACAGTTACTTCAAGAAAACAGATCAAGACCACGACTGGTACAAATACCAATACTAGTATTTATGGGGTGACAGAAAGTTATGGCACTATAAAGAGTATTAGCATGGAGTCTGGTAATTTTATCAATGATAATTATGATAAAAAATTATCAAAGGTAGCTGTTTTGGGTCCGACTACTAGAGATGATTTATTTGGTGAGAATGTAGACCCAACAGGACAAAAAATCAGAATTGATAATACAGAATTTACTATTATTGGTGTGACTGAATCAAAAGGAGGTAGTGGTTTTACCAATGCGGACGATATTATTTATGTGCCACTCTCCACTGCTATGAAATATATCACTGGTAGCGAATCACTAAGTAATATAAATATTCAGATAACGGAGAGTGATTTAATGACCTCAGCCCAAGAACAAGTTAATAGTTTATTACTTGCTAGACACAATATTGTTGATCCAACAGCGGCTGATTTTAGTATAGTTAATCAGGCGGATATTATAGATACTGCTACTTCGGTGACAGATACTATGACTTTGCTTTTGGGGGCTATAGCTGGTATTTCTCTTTTAGTGGGTGGTATTGGTATTATGAATATGATGCTTACTACTGTCACGGAAAGAACCAGAGAAATAGGGCTTAGGAAATCTTTGGGTGCGAAAAATAATGATGTTAGTATTCAATTTTTAGCTGAATCCGTTGCTCTTACTTTTATTGGGGGTGTTATAGGAATTTTTATAGGTTGGCTGGCTTCAATTATAGTTACCAAGTTGAGCGGTACTACTACAGCAGTTACTTTATTCTCAGTACTTTTGGCTTTTGGTGTGTCAGCTTTTATTGGCATTGTTTTTGGCTATTATCCGGCTAGACGAGCTGCTAAATTAAATCCTATAGAAGCTTTGCGTTATGAATAA